ACCTGCACCTGGATCGGCCGGTCGGCGCGGGCCCGCAGCTCCGCGATCCGGGTCAGCAGGTCCCGGTCGTTGTAGTTCGGGAACCAGCCGTCGCCCCAGGCCAGCACCCGGTCGAGAACCGTCGGCCCGTAACCGCCCACCAGCACCGGCGGCCACGGCTTCTGGGCCGGCTTGGGCCATGACCAGATCCGGTCGAAACTCACGAACTCGCCGCTGAACGACGCCTCGTCAGCGGTCCAGATCGCCTGCATGGCCCGGACCCGCTCGGCGAACAACCGCATCCGGGTCCGCGGGTCGGTCCCGTGGTTGGCCATCTCCTCCCGGTTCCACCCGGCGCCGACCCCGAACTCCAGCCGGCCACCGGACAGGTGGTCGACCGAGGCGACCTCCTTGGCCGTGGTGATCGGATCCCGCTCGACCACCAGGCACACCCCGCTGCCGACCCGCAGCCGCCGGGTGGCGGCGGCCGCGTCGGTCAGCGCCACGAACAGGTCGTAGGTGTGCCAGTACTTGCGGGGCAGCCGCGGACCGCCCTCCCACGGGCTCTCCCGGCTGGCCGGGATGTGCGTGTGCTCGGCGAAGAACAGCGCGTCCTGGCCCCGCTCCTCCACCCGGCGCGCCACCTCACCGGGCCGGACCGCGTCGTGGGTGGGAAAGTAGCCGACACCGAATTCCATGCCGCCACCCTATGGCCATCGCGCCCCGCGCACACCCGGACGGCTCACGCCGCGGCGGCGGCCTTCGCCTGCTCGGCGAGCAGTGCCGTGATCTGCGCGGCCTCCATCGGCCGCCCCAGGTGGTACCCCTGCCCGACGGTGTAGCCGAGCCGCCGCAACTGCCGCACCTGGTCCTCGTTCTCGATGCCCTCGGCGACCGTCTCCAGGCGCAGGGCGTCCGCGAGATGGCCCACCGCGCGGGCGACCGCCTGCCGGGCGTCGGTCTCGACGGTGCCCGGTTCGCCCAGCTCGATGCCGTCGACGAACGACTTGTCCAGCTTGACCATGGCGACCGGGAACGCCCGGAGCAGGCTCAGCGACGACTCGCCGGTGCCGAAGTCGTCCAGCGCCAGCCGTACGCCCAGCCCGTGCACCTCGTGCAGCACCTGGGAGACCCGCGGGCCGCGCAGCACCGCGGACTCGGTGAGCTCCAGGACCAGCCGATCCGGCGGCAGGCCGCTGTCGGCGAGCGCCGCCCGGACGTCGTCGACGAAGTCGGGGTCGTGCAGTTGGCGTACCGAGACGTTGGGGGACGCCTTCTGGAGGGCGCCGGTGCCGAACTCGGCGAGCCAGGCGGCGGCCTGCCGGCAGGTCTCGCGCAGGACGAACCGGCCCAGCGGCACGATCAGGCCGGTGCGCTCGGCGGCCGGGATGAAGGCGAGCGGCGGCACCAGGCCGCGCTCCGGGTGATGCCAGCGCACCAGCGCCTCGACGCCGATCAGCCGCCGGTCGGCCAGCCGGACGATGGGCTGGTAGAGCAGGCGGAACTCGCCGGCGTCCAGGGCCCGGCGGAGGTCACCGCCGAGCTGGGCGTCGGCGAACACCGGCCGGTCCATGCCGGGGGTGTACCTGACCCAGTTGCCCTTGCCACGCTGCTTGGCGGTGAGCAGGGCGATGTCGGCGTCGCGCAGCAGGCTGCCGACCGCGCTGCCGGCCGGTGCCGTGGCGAGCCCCATGCTGGCGTGCACCAGCAGCCGGTTCGCGCTGATCGGGCGTTCCAGGGTGCTCA
This window of the Actinoplanes oblitus genome carries:
- a CDS encoding LLM class F420-dependent oxidoreductase, whose amino-acid sequence is MEFGVGYFPTHDAVRPGEVARRVEERGQDALFFAEHTHIPASRESPWEGGPRLPRKYWHTYDLFVALTDAAAATRRLRVGSGVCLVVERDPITTAKEVASVDHLSGGRLEFGVGAGWNREEMANHGTDPRTRMRLFAERVRAMQAIWTADEASFSGEFVSFDRIWSWPKPAQKPWPPVLVGGYGPTVLDRVLAWGDGWFPNYNDRDLLTRIAELRARADRPIQVQVMGVPADAKVLEQLEQAGVHRASAWLPSGPWSVIEAGLEKWELAIGEYTRR